The Pocillopora verrucosa isolate sample1 chromosome 14, ASM3666991v2, whole genome shotgun sequence genome has a segment encoding these proteins:
- the LOC131777731 gene encoding cubilin translates to MISTWILITFCVASLTLVTSDACTPPGESINATSGHISSPNFPDNYDTSRICTWNITVPGGKIIKLTFLSFTLVADDNDDCAGAAADSARVFITNVASHGGNPDDFKICGQKLPLPVYSEGNFIQVRFESRTGLVNKGFNATFEAIDGDSLCPTDMILDETSGSFSSPFNPRKYPFNRTCSWKIMGKQGYRVELTIPDYNLQRCDGAACSCDYMEVQNSFSDEALPGKLCGTPRDTPVKFYSLHESLRVVFVSDDKNMDFDGFGATYKLLNYSPPICPKEAIHLSGSGKISSTNYPKSNYTASRNCTWNITAPADKIVNFTFTDFVLSECSASTCSDSCSYVELYDGGSTSSPSLGRFCQGSSWNKPQLSSGNQMFVMFHPGQTVDHGFEAKYESTTTDPCNPIGESINATSGHISSPNFPDNYDTSRIFTWNITVPSEKIIKLTFLSFTLVADENDDCAGAAADSARVFITNVASHGGNPNDFKICGQKLPPPVYSEGNFIQVRFESRTGLVNKGFNATFEAIDGDLLCPTDMILDETSGSFSSPFNPRKYPFNQTCSWKIMGKQGYRVELTIPDYNLQRCNGTACSCDHMEVQNSFSDEALPGKLCGTPRDAPVKFYSLHESLRVVFVSDDKNMDFDGFGATYKLLNYSPPIFPKEAIPLSGSGKISSTNYPKSNYTASRNCTWNITAPAEKIVMFTFTDFVLSECSASTCSDSCSYVELYDGGSISSPLLRRFCQGSTWNQPQFSSGNQMFVMFHPGETVDRGFEAEYSVSFPRPAISTSQPATTFVLKIANESGERSTSKKSLPPGAVTGIALAAAIFVPLIIIRVYHYHRHVRTHPLPNEDKEN, encoded by the exons ATGATTTCAACCTGGATCTTGATTACATTTTGTG TTGCCTCCCTGACTCTGGTGACAAGTGATG CCTGCACCCCTCCTGGAGAATCCATTAATGCTACTAGTGGTCACATTTCCAGCCCCAATTTTCCCGACAACTATGACACAAGTAGGATTTGTACTTGGAATATCACGGTGCCTGGTGGGAAAATCATCAAACTGACCTTCTTGAGCTTTACCCTGGTAGCAGATGACAACGATGACTGTGCTGGAGCGGCAGCAGATAGTGCCCGAGTCTTCATCACAAACGTTGCCTCTCATGGAGGAAATCCTGACGACTTTAAGATCTGTGGTCAAAAGCTTCCCCTTCCTGTGTACTCCGAGGGAAACTTCATTCAAGTGAGATTTGAATCTCGCACCGGCCTTGTAAACAAAGGGTTCAATGCAACCTTTGAGGCAATAGATGGAGATTCAC tgTGCCCAACAGATATGATCCTCGATGAAACATCAGGTTCTTTCTCCTCTCCCTTTAATCCAAGAAAATATCCATTCAACCGCACATGTAGCTGGAAGATTATGGGGAAACAAGGATACCGTGTTGAGCTCACAATACCAGACTATAATCTTCAACGTTGTGATGGCGCTGCTTGCTCGTGTGATTATATGGAAGTTCAGAATAGCTTCAGTGATGAAGCGCTGCCTGGAAAACTATGTGGTACACCAAGGGATACTCCTGTAAAGTTTTATTCACTGCACGAAAGCTTGAGGGTGGTGTTTGTGTCCGATGATAAAAACATGGATTTTGACGGATTTGGggcaacttacaagctgttgaactacagtcctccaa TTTGTCCCAAGGAAGCAATTCATCTCTCAGGCAGCGGCAAAATAAGCAGCACAAACTACCCAAAGAGTAATTACACTGCGTCCAGAAATTGTACCTGGAACATTACCGCGCCAGCTGACAAAATTGTAAACTTTACGTTTACTGACTTTGTGTTAAGTGAGTGTTCAGCCAGTACTTGCTCAGATTCTTGTTCTTATGTGGAGCTTTATGATGGTGGGTCAACAAGTTCGCCCTCGCTGGGGCGATTTTGCCAGGGGTCGTCTTGGAATAAGCCTCAGTTGTCGTCTGGAAatcaaatgtttgtgatgttccacCCTGGACAAACAGTTGATCATGGATTTGAAGCAAAATATGAGTCCACAACGACCGATC CCTGCAACCCTATTGGAGAATCCATTAATGCTACTAGTGGTCACATTTCCAGCCCCAATTTTCCCGACAACTATGACACAAGTAGGATTTTTACCTGGAATATCACGGTGCCTAGTGAGAAAATCATCAAACTGACCTTCTTGAGCTTTACCCTGGTAGCAGATGAAAACGATGACTGTGCTGGTGCGGCAGCAGATAGTGCCCGAGTCTTTATCACAAACGTTGCCTCTCATGGAGGAAATCCTAATGACTTTAAGATCTGTGGTCAAAAGCTTCCCCCTCCTGTGTACTCCGAGGGAAACTTCATTCAAGTGAGATTTGAATCTCGCACCGGCCTTGTAAACAAAGGGTTCAATGCAACCTTTGAGGCAATAGATGGAGATTTAT tgTGCCCAACAGATATGATCCTCGATGAAACATCAGGTTCTTTCTCCTCTCCCTTTAATCCAAGAAAATATCCATTCAACCAGACATGTAGCTGGAAGATTATGGGGAAACAAGGATACCGTGTTGAGCTCACAATACCAGACTATAATCTACAACGCTGTAATGGCACTGCTTGCTCGTGTGATCATATGGAAGTTCAGAATAGCTTCAGTGATGAAGCGCTGCCTGGAAAACTATGTGGTACACCAAGGGATGCTCCTGTAAAGTTCTATTCACTGCACGAAAGCTTGAGGGTGGTGTTTGTGTCCGATGATAAAAACATGGATTTTGACGGATTTGGggcaacttacaagctgttgaactacagtcctccaa TTTTTCCAAAAGAAGCAATTCCTCTCTCAGGCAGCGGCAAAATAAGCAGCACAAACTACCCAAAGAGTAACTACACCGCGTCCAGAAATTGTACCTGGAACATTACCGCGCCAgctgaaaaaattgtaatgttTACGTTTACTGACTTTGTGTTAAGTGAGTGTTCAGCCAGTACTTGTTCAGATTCTTGTTCTTATGTGGAGCTTTATGATGGTGGGTCAATAAGTTCGCCTTTGCTGAGGCGATTTTGTCAGGGGTCAACCTGGAATCAGCCTCAGTTCTCGTCTGGAAAccaaatgtttgtgatgttccatCCTGGAGAAACAGTTGATCGGGGATTTGA